One window of the Chryseobacterium shigense genome contains the following:
- a CDS encoding IS1595 family transposase, translated as MDILNQLKFKSIRELINTFNTEQKCIDFLEQIFWNGEPVSPFDKTSKVYKCKHKYKCKNTGKYFTIRHIPLFKNSNIKFQDWIIAIWFFTSHKGSLSSMQLHRDSGLTQKTTWLLLHKLREFCKFENFTLLSGDIEVDETFIGGKNKNRHANKKVKKSQGRSLIDKVPVFGLVQRGGKAVIMVVGSTKREELEPWILKIAEMTSTVHSDEWPGYDGLPKYINHLRVNHKKKEYVNGTTHTNTIENIWSNIKRAIFGVYRVISRNHIQAYLHEFVLRYNTRKMSPNERFMHLISNIKGRNLTYNKLVTK; from the coding sequence ATGGATATTTTAAATCAATTGAAGTTTAAATCTATTAGGGAATTGATAAACACATTCAATACTGAACAAAAATGTATAGATTTTTTAGAACAAATTTTTTGGAATGGAGAGCCCGTTTCGCCATTTGACAAGACATCAAAAGTTTATAAATGTAAGCATAAATACAAGTGTAAAAACACAGGGAAGTATTTCACTATAAGACATATCCCATTATTTAAGAACTCAAATATAAAGTTTCAGGATTGGATAATAGCAATATGGTTTTTTACAAGTCATAAAGGTAGTTTATCGTCAATGCAATTACATAGAGATTCAGGCTTGACACAAAAGACTACATGGTTGCTATTACACAAATTAAGAGAGTTTTGTAAGTTTGAGAATTTTACTTTATTGTCAGGAGATATTGAAGTTGATGAAACATTTATAGGTGGGAAAAATAAAAATCGACACGCTAATAAAAAGGTTAAAAAATCGCAAGGAAGAAGTTTAATCGATAAAGTTCCTGTTTTTGGATTGGTACAACGAGGTGGTAAAGCTGTCATTATGGTTGTGGGATCTACAAAACGTGAAGAATTAGAACCTTGGATTTTAAAAATTGCTGAAATGACCAGTACTGTTCATTCTGACGAATGGCCAGGGTATGATGGTTTGCCTAAGTATATTAATCATTTAAGAGTAAACCATAAAAAGAAAGAATACGTGAATGGAACAACTCATACAAATACAATAGAAAATATTTGGAGTAATATTAAACGAGCTATTTTTGGTGTTTATAGAGTTATTTCAAGAAACCATATACAAGCATATCTTCATGAATTTGTTCTAAGATATAACACAAGAAAAATGAGCCCAAATGAAAGATTTATGCATTTGATTTCAAACATCAAAGGACGCAATTTGACTTACAATAAATTGGTAACAAAATAA
- a CDS encoding MbnP family protein, with translation MPKIKFGLGISQKAYLLGQDGQAEFWNKAKQKGMSWSWSAGYIFVKLEGKYGATAADMEFMNHTGNMGNVTANNTPDLYREITLNLPTTARVTSQIKPSVHILSDLNQFLSGSKSLTLDTANNMMMGSSQHLVDVTDNLTAMFKVDHVHND, from the coding sequence GTGCCAAAAATAAAATTCGGTTTGGGGATCAGTCAGAAAGCTTATCTGCTGGGGCAGGACGGTCAGGCAGAATTCTGGAACAAAGCCAAGCAGAAAGGGATGTCCTGGTCCTGGTCAGCAGGTTATATTTTCGTAAAACTGGAAGGAAAATACGGAGCAACTGCAGCAGATATGGAATTCATGAATCACACAGGAAATATGGGAAATGTAACCGCTAATAATACTCCCGACCTTTACCGGGAAATTACGTTGAATCTTCCCACTACTGCCAGAGTAACATCGCAGATAAAACCTTCCGTACATATCCTTTCAGATCTCAATCAGTTTCTGAGCGGAAGTAAGTCTCTTACCTTAGATACAGCCAATAATATGATGATGGGATCAAGTCAGCATCTGGTAGACGTTACAGATAACCTTACAGCAATGTTTAAAGTAGATCATGTACACAATGATTAA
- a CDS encoding cytochrome-c peroxidase, which translates to MIKIVLKIILVIIVFSGCISCSDEVIQPLEKDESYPLQFPSYFPEMTFDASGNPITKNGVELGRKLFYEGRLSRNNTISCGFCHIQENAFTHHGHNVSHGVDDRIGTRNAPPVQNMAFLKRYMWDGVIHNLNEQPIIPITDANEMDSSMPDVISKLKDDQKYKKLFMAAYGDENVTGERILKALSQFMASMISADSKYDRMKQGKEIFSSEESQGMALFQQKCASCHSGELFTDESFRNSGMYYNEQFKDAGRYRVTLDQKDWMKFRVPSLRNVEYTAPYMHDGRFYTLEAVLNFYSDSVEDNPNLDPQLKQNGHVGIAMNGQEKQLIIVFLKTLSDKNFISNPKFAE; encoded by the coding sequence ATGATTAAGATTGTATTAAAGATAATATTGGTTATCATTGTTTTTTCAGGTTGCATATCCTGTTCTGATGAGGTGATCCAGCCACTTGAAAAAGATGAATCTTATCCGTTGCAGTTTCCGTCTTATTTCCCTGAAATGACTTTTGATGCATCCGGAAATCCCATTACCAAAAACGGAGTGGAGTTGGGCAGAAAATTATTTTATGAAGGAAGACTATCGAGAAATAATACCATTTCATGCGGGTTTTGTCATATTCAGGAAAATGCTTTTACCCATCACGGCCATAATGTAAGTCATGGAGTTGATGACAGAATCGGAACCAGAAATGCACCACCTGTTCAGAATATGGCTTTTCTGAAAAGATATATGTGGGACGGGGTAATTCATAACCTGAACGAGCAGCCCATCATTCCCATTACAGATGCCAATGAAATGGACAGTTCAATGCCTGATGTCATTTCCAAACTAAAAGACGACCAGAAATATAAAAAACTCTTCATGGCAGCTTATGGCGATGAAAATGTGACCGGAGAGAGAATATTAAAAGCATTGTCACAATTTATGGCAAGCATGATCTCTGCAGATTCAAAATATGACAGAATGAAACAGGGAAAAGAAATTTTCTCTTCTGAAGAATCTCAGGGAATGGCTCTTTTTCAGCAGAAATGTGCTTCATGTCACAGCGGGGAATTATTTACCGATGAAAGCTTCAGGAATTCAGGAATGTATTATAATGAACAGTTCAAAGATGCGGGCCGTTACCGCGTAACCCTGGACCAGAAAGACTGGATGAAATTCCGTGTGCCAAGTCTCAGAAATGTAGAATATACCGCACCTTATATGCATGACGGCAGATTTTATACATTGGAAGCAGTTCTTAATTTCTATTCAGATAGTGTGGAAGATAATCCCAACCTTGATCCGCAGCTGAAACAGAACGGTCATGTCGGTATTGCAATGAACGGTCAGGAAAAGCAGTTGATCATTGTATTCCTGAAAACCCTGTCTGATAAAAATTTTATTTCCAATCCAAAATTTGCAGAATGA
- a CDS encoding transporter: protein MNRIIFILSLTLSLTYQAKIMNDSLYIGNEISRMLDDCDACGCAAGNGSSGFESLLNPQFIGVKYFAQHYKAKENLFVKNLTQDQYFNTLQVWGKIPLTKKLSIYASLPFHFHEKKTMRGDININGIGDMNLMGIYRLISSEDNFHQLNGGFGVKIPLGKFDEKGISGVNPSFQLGTGSWDYQAALNYKFQKNKLAVLINTDYTVKTENKKHYRFGNQWNYAMTGFYQVAGNEKTIFSAKAGLQGEVYDKNKQFDEVLPNTAGSALYGKFGFEASYKKFSLGGEVMLPTYSNLAGGDIEAKSRFSIFINFGI from the coding sequence ATGAACAGAATAATTTTTATACTCAGCCTGACTTTATCATTGACATATCAGGCTAAAATAATGAATGACAGCCTTTATATTGGAAATGAAATCAGCAGAATGCTGGATGATTGTGACGCATGTGGCTGTGCAGCCGGAAACGGCTCTTCAGGTTTTGAATCTTTATTGAATCCCCAGTTTATTGGTGTAAAGTATTTTGCCCAGCATTATAAGGCCAAAGAAAACCTTTTTGTAAAAAATCTCACACAGGACCAGTATTTCAATACGCTTCAGGTTTGGGGTAAAATTCCTTTGACAAAGAAGCTCAGTATTTACGCCAGCCTGCCTTTCCATTTTCATGAGAAGAAAACAATGCGGGGGGATATCAATATTAACGGTATCGGAGATATGAATCTCATGGGAATATACAGGTTAATCAGTTCCGAAGATAATTTTCATCAGCTCAATGGCGGTTTTGGGGTAAAAATTCCCTTAGGTAAATTTGATGAAAAAGGAATCTCAGGTGTCAATCCAAGTTTTCAGCTGGGAACGGGAAGCTGGGACTATCAGGCTGCATTGAATTATAAATTTCAGAAAAATAAACTGGCAGTTCTGATTAATACAGATTATACCGTGAAAACAGAGAACAAGAAACATTACCGCTTCGGAAATCAATGGAATTACGCAATGACAGGATTTTATCAGGTCGCAGGAAACGAAAAAACAATTTTTTCTGCCAAAGCCGGACTTCAGGGTGAAGTTTATGATAAGAATAAACAGTTTGATGAAGTATTACCCAACACAGCCGGAAGCGCTTTGTATGGAAAGTTTGGTTTTGAGGCTTCTTATAAAAAATTCAGTTTGGGTGGGGAAGTAATGTTACCCACTTATTCCAATCTTGCAGGAGGAGATATTGAAGCGAAATCCCGGTTCAGTATTTTTATCAATTTTGGAATCTGA
- a CDS encoding TonB-dependent receptor plug domain-containing protein, producing MVGKLTVSRFQKGVVILFVITSQLIFSQSRDTIREKTILPVRIYKKDFKEILPAQVLSGEQLERLNSQSVADALRYFSGVQIKDYGGMGGLKTVNIRSMGSQHVGVFYDGIQLGNAQNGVVDLGKFSLDDIESVSLYNGQKSEIFQPAKDFGSSGSIYLQPKVPVFKEDRKTNLIVKLKLGSISLFNPSFRLEQKISDKVSASFSSEFVQSDGLYKYKYEKKNSDGSVANDTIARRYDSYIRGKRFEAAFNGTINDGSWNVRGYGYISERGIPTAIVNNDFGPKGQQMLDENYFVQAGFRKKLFPKFETQVKAKFAYDYSRFLDTVNVATTVLPIDNSYVQRELYFSSSNIYSINKNWDVSASFDLQYNNLDASLRDFSYPTRYTSLLAFATTYQWNRFKFLGSVLGTFVHENVEKNAKSPDKTEWTPSAFLSYQPFESNNFTVRAFYKRIFRMPTFNDLYYTMIGNTMLKPEYTSQYDIGFTYQKLYDHHFFKGIYAKVDGYYNEVENKIVAVPTTNLFRWMMTNLGDVRIIGADVNIQAEFDLNKIKLRPLVSYTYQRAGDYTDKKEDYYGDQIPYVPWHAVTFTMMADYKDWSFNYSFMYTGERYDAQLNNIRANYLQPWYTHDLSVQKKFSWHSYQFKASFEVNNVLNQYYDVVRNYPMPGRNFKLIVSFTL from the coding sequence ATGGTCGGAAAACTTACTGTTTCACGGTTTCAAAAAGGAGTTGTCATATTGTTTGTGATAACCTCACAACTTATATTCTCTCAATCCAGAGATACCATCCGGGAGAAAACCATTCTTCCGGTCCGGATTTACAAAAAAGACTTTAAAGAAATTCTTCCTGCTCAGGTTCTTTCCGGGGAACAGCTCGAAAGACTGAACAGCCAGTCTGTTGCCGATGCTTTACGGTATTTTTCCGGAGTACAGATCAAAGATTACGGCGGGATGGGCGGTTTGAAAACGGTCAATATCAGAAGCATGGGAAGCCAGCATGTGGGAGTGTTTTACGATGGAATTCAGCTTGGGAATGCCCAGAATGGAGTAGTGGATCTTGGAAAATTCTCACTGGATGATATTGAGTCGGTTTCATTGTATAACGGTCAGAAAAGCGAAATTTTTCAGCCGGCAAAGGATTTCGGGTCCTCAGGATCTATTTATCTTCAGCCTAAAGTACCGGTTTTTAAAGAGGATCGGAAAACCAATTTAATAGTTAAACTTAAGCTCGGTTCCATTAGCTTATTCAACCCTTCATTTCGTTTAGAACAGAAGATTTCAGATAAAGTTTCAGCAAGTTTCAGCTCGGAATTTGTGCAGAGCGACGGCTTGTATAAGTATAAATATGAAAAAAAGAATTCAGATGGATCTGTTGCCAATGATACTATTGCCAGAAGATACGATTCTTATATCCGAGGCAAACGTTTTGAAGCTGCTTTTAACGGGACCATTAATGACGGAAGCTGGAATGTACGCGGTTACGGGTATATTTCGGAACGGGGAATTCCTACAGCCATTGTAAACAATGACTTTGGCCCGAAAGGACAGCAAATGCTGGATGAAAACTATTTTGTGCAGGCCGGTTTCAGGAAAAAACTGTTTCCAAAATTTGAAACTCAGGTTAAAGCCAAATTTGCTTATGATTATTCCAGATTCCTGGATACCGTTAATGTAGCTACAACCGTTTTGCCTATAGATAATTCTTATGTTCAGAGGGAACTTTATTTTTCTTCATCAAACATTTACTCCATCAACAAAAACTGGGATGTGAGCGCAAGCTTTGATCTTCAGTATAATAATCTGGATGCGAGTTTGAGGGATTTCTCATATCCAACGCGGTATACTTCATTACTGGCTTTTGCAACAACTTATCAGTGGAACAGATTCAAATTTCTTGGAAGCGTTCTTGGAACTTTTGTTCATGAAAATGTAGAAAAAAATGCAAAATCGCCTGATAAAACGGAATGGACACCTTCTGCATTTCTCAGTTACCAGCCTTTTGAATCAAATAATTTTACAGTAAGAGCATTTTATAAAAGGATTTTCAGGATGCCGACTTTCAACGACCTGTATTATACCATGATTGGAAATACCATGCTGAAGCCTGAATATACCAGCCAATATGATATAGGATTTACTTATCAGAAACTTTATGACCATCATTTTTTTAAAGGAATTTATGCGAAAGTGGATGGTTATTATAACGAAGTAGAAAATAAGATCGTAGCCGTTCCTACAACCAATTTATTCAGGTGGATGATGACAAATCTGGGTGATGTAAGGATTATAGGGGCAGATGTAAATATACAGGCTGAATTTGATTTAAATAAGATCAAATTAAGACCTCTTGTAAGCTACACCTATCAGCGTGCCGGAGATTATACTGATAAAAAAGAGGATTATTACGGCGATCAGATTCCTTATGTGCCGTGGCATGCCGTGACCTTTACCATGATGGCAGATTATAAGGACTGGAGCTTCAACTACAGTTTTATGTACACGGGAGAACGCTATGACGCACAGCTCAATAATATCAGGGCTAATTATCTTCAGCCGTGGTATACCCATGATTTATCTGTTCAGAAGAAATTCAGCTGGCATTCTTATCAGTTCAAAGCCAGTTTTGAGGTGAATAATGTTCTCAATCAATATTATGACGTGGTAAGGAACTATCCTATGCCCGGAAGAAATTTTAAACTCATTGTAAGCTTTACATTATGA
- a CDS encoding YncE family protein, producing the protein MKKLNFCLLAFTIFFLFSCRTDDYVVPSEKDEVSTGEDTPIKGFYLLNEGNMGSNKCTLDYFDYATGTYHRNIYAEINPDVVKELGDVGNDIMIYGSKMYVVVNVSNKIEVLDAKTAKRIKTIQLQNCRYMSFKGKKVYVSSYAGPVELNPNSPPGKVVEIDTASLAIERQVVVGYQPEEMEIIGDQLFVANSGGYMFPNYDRTVSVIDLNSFTQTKKIDVAINLHRLQKDNYGDLYVSSRGDYYNIPSSLFLVDAVTGTVKKDFHVAVSGMTIVNDKLYYYGNEFNYNTHTYVKTFGIIDVKTEQVIATKIIDQQYADEIKAPYGIAVNPYTEDIYLTDARNYVTTGYVYCFDKNGKFKWKTEGGNIPAHFTFLYK; encoded by the coding sequence ATGAAAAAACTAAACTTTTGCCTGCTGGCTTTTACCATTTTCTTCCTGTTCTCATGCCGGACGGATGATTATGTAGTCCCGTCTGAAAAAGATGAGGTAAGTACAGGTGAAGATACTCCCATTAAAGGTTTTTATCTTTTAAACGAAGGAAATATGGGCAGCAACAAATGTACACTGGACTATTTCGATTATGCTACAGGAACTTATCACAGGAACATTTATGCGGAGATCAACCCGGATGTGGTAAAAGAGCTGGGTGACGTGGGAAATGACATCATGATTTACGGAAGCAAAATGTATGTTGTCGTTAATGTTTCCAATAAAATTGAGGTACTGGACGCTAAAACTGCAAAACGCATCAAGACGATACAGCTTCAAAATTGCCGGTATATGTCTTTTAAAGGCAAAAAAGTGTACGTAAGCAGTTACGCAGGCCCCGTTGAGCTGAACCCAAATTCTCCACCGGGAAAAGTAGTTGAAATCGACACGGCTTCTCTTGCCATAGAAAGACAGGTTGTGGTGGGGTACCAGCCTGAGGAAATGGAGATTATAGGCGATCAGCTTTTTGTTGCGAATTCCGGGGGGTATATGTTCCCGAATTATGACAGAACTGTTTCTGTTATTGATCTCAACAGTTTTACACAGACAAAGAAAATTGATGTGGCTATCAATCTTCATCGTTTGCAGAAAGATAATTACGGTGATCTTTATGTGAGCTCAAGGGGAGATTATTACAATATCCCGTCAAGCCTGTTTCTTGTAGATGCGGTTACCGGAACTGTGAAAAAAGATTTCCATGTCGCAGTAAGCGGAATGACCATCGTGAATGACAAGTTGTATTACTACGGAAATGAATTCAATTATAATACACATACTTACGTAAAAACCTTCGGGATTATTGATGTAAAAACCGAGCAGGTCATTGCCACTAAAATTATTGATCAACAATATGCCGATGAAATAAAAGCCCCTTACGGAATTGCTGTAAACCCTTATACAGAAGACATCTATCTTACAGATGCCAGAAATTATGTGACTACCGGATATGTGTACTGTTTCGATAAAAACGGGAAATTCAAATGGAAAACCGAAGGCGGAAATATCCCCGCTCATTTTACCTTCTTATATAAATAA
- a CDS encoding cell surface protein, with protein sequence MERKTIQIIKTVLFSSIVLAVTACKSDTEEVAEEVTFPAEVLKEAYTIDRLKLLNINPKIEGQLTWSINDSIISDHLQLDFVSAYIKTYPLTLKVELKGAVKTYQSKIIVNKEQTPYSKYIANVFEFRPAAGQFINEVPEYVTGNTEANMLQKAKESLVGGNSTMITLGGFGGYVSFGFDHTIPNLEGRDFKILGNAFWGNNSSTARTGSCEPGIIMVGYDKNKNGKPDEDEWYEIAGSEYFKNSTTKNYNITYFKPNENKPPVPGSEFWQTDVEYIKWQDNFGNSGFKTKNTFHAQSYYPLWLQTASYSLTGTRLKDNFYDQSGTGTYWVGTSYDYGYADNAPNNDEASNIDISWAVDQNGKYVKLPGIDFIKVYTGVNQEAGWLGEISTEVAGAYDLHFN encoded by the coding sequence ATGGAAAGAAAGACGATTCAAATTATAAAAACTGTGCTTTTCTCTTCAATTGTATTGGCAGTAACAGCCTGTAAAAGTGATACTGAAGAAGTAGCGGAAGAAGTGACATTTCCTGCGGAAGTTCTTAAAGAAGCTTATACAATTGACAGATTAAAACTTTTAAATATAAATCCCAAAATTGAAGGACAGCTAACCTGGAGCATTAACGATTCCATCATTTCTGATCATCTTCAGCTGGACTTTGTAAGCGCTTATATAAAAACATATCCTTTAACCTTAAAGGTAGAACTGAAAGGAGCAGTGAAGACTTATCAGTCAAAGATTATTGTGAATAAAGAACAAACGCCTTACAGTAAATACATCGCCAATGTTTTCGAATTCCGTCCCGCTGCCGGGCAGTTCATCAACGAAGTTCCCGAGTATGTAACCGGAAATACTGAAGCGAATATGCTTCAAAAAGCAAAGGAGTCATTGGTTGGAGGAAATTCCACCATGATTACGTTGGGAGGTTTCGGGGGATATGTTTCTTTTGGTTTCGACCATACAATTCCAAACCTTGAAGGAAGGGATTTCAAAATCCTGGGAAATGCATTCTGGGGAAATAATTCCAGTACAGCCAGAACAGGATCATGTGAACCCGGAATTATCATGGTTGGCTACGACAAGAATAAAAATGGCAAACCGGATGAAGACGAATGGTACGAAATTGCCGGCAGCGAATACTTTAAAAATTCAACTACAAAAAATTATAACATCACCTACTTCAAACCCAATGAAAATAAGCCCCCCGTTCCCGGAAGTGAGTTTTGGCAGACTGATGTGGAGTACATCAAATGGCAGGACAATTTTGGGAATTCTGGATTTAAAACTAAAAATACCTTCCATGCACAAAGCTATTATCCTCTATGGCTCCAGACTGCTTCTTACAGCCTGACCGGAACCAGACTTAAGGATAATTTTTACGACCAGAGCGGAACGGGGACTTATTGGGTGGGAACATCCTATGATTATGGATACGCAGACAATGCACCCAACAATGATGAAGCCTCAAATATTGATATTTCCTGGGCAGTAGATCAAAACGGAAAATATGTAAAACTTCCGGGTATCGATTTTATCAAGGTTTATACAGGAGTCAATCAGGAGGCCGGTTGGTTGGGAGAAATTTCTACCGAAGTGGCGGGAGCCTATGATCTGCATTTTAATTAA